Proteins encoded by one window of uncultured Draconibacterium sp.:
- a CDS encoding aspartate kinase, with product MKVFKFGGASVKDAAAVKNVFEIIKSESGNLAVVISAMGKSTDLLETLIKAYFKNSDEKWTIFNNFKNYHIEIIGDLFGEKGMPQGVYELFTELEHKLNSRPSYDFNFEYDQIICFGELISTRIVSDYITATGNKNTWIDIRTCLKTDDTFRDAQVDWEWTGELIRKEFTFADTGLYITQGFIGSTTTNLTTTLGREGSDFTAAIIGSSLQVESVSIWKDVPGVLSADPKKMSDTVMINELSYKEAVEMTHSGAKVIHPKTMQPLHNEGIPLLVKSFVEPKNPGTVIHKINHKIELPPIFILKENQVLITLSALDFSIISINDIERVVKFLMEKLIKVTLMQQSAIDLNIVADASNENLEEIFSELSANYNIRYNTDLTLVTIRHYTEDVLDWMVKEKDIYLEQHSRLTARMLIKE from the coding sequence ATGAAGGTATTTAAATTTGGTGGAGCATCGGTAAAAGATGCGGCCGCAGTAAAAAATGTATTTGAAATTATTAAAAGTGAAAGCGGAAACCTTGCCGTTGTTATTTCAGCCATGGGAAAAAGTACCGATTTGCTGGAAACACTGATAAAAGCATACTTCAAGAATTCAGACGAAAAATGGACAATCTTCAATAACTTCAAGAACTATCACATTGAAATTATTGGCGATTTGTTTGGTGAAAAAGGGATGCCTCAAGGCGTTTACGAATTGTTTACCGAACTGGAACACAAACTGAATTCACGTCCGTCGTACGATTTTAATTTTGAGTACGACCAGATCATCTGTTTTGGCGAGCTCATTTCTACCCGCATTGTTAGCGATTACATCACCGCCACCGGAAATAAAAATACGTGGATAGACATTCGCACCTGCCTGAAAACCGACGACACATTCCGCGATGCGCAGGTTGACTGGGAATGGACCGGCGAACTGATCCGCAAGGAATTCACTTTCGCCGATACAGGATTATACATCACCCAGGGATTTATCGGATCTACTACTACCAACCTGACTACCACTCTGGGCCGCGAGGGATCGGATTTTACTGCTGCCATTATCGGTAGTTCGCTGCAGGTTGAAAGTGTATCGATTTGGAAAGACGTTCCGGGAGTTTTAAGTGCCGACCCAAAAAAGATGAGCGACACGGTAATGATCAACGAGCTATCGTACAAAGAGGCGGTGGAGATGACACACTCGGGAGCAAAAGTTATTCACCCAAAAACCATGCAGCCGCTGCACAACGAAGGCATTCCTTTGCTGGTAAAATCGTTTGTTGAGCCTAAAAATCCGGGCACCGTTATTCATAAGATCAATCATAAAATTGAGTTGCCTCCAATTTTTATCCTGAAAGAAAACCAGGTACTGATTACACTTTCGGCACTCGATTTCTCGATAATTTCCATCAACGACATCGAACGCGTGGTAAAATTCCTGATGGAAAAACTGATAAAAGTAACTTTAATGCAGCAGTCGGCTATCGACCTGAACATTGTTGCTGATGCTTCGAACGAAAACCTGGAAGAAATTTTTAGCGAACTTTCAGCAAATTACAACATCAGATACAATACTGATTTAACACTGGTAACCATCCGCCATTACACCGAAGATGTGTTGGATTGGATGGTAAAAGAAAAAGATATTTACCTGGAGCAGCACAGTCGTTTAACCGCGCGAATGCTCATAAAGGAATAG
- a CDS encoding prolyl oligopeptidase family serine peptidase, protein MRHFILSFFILFTFSAYSQVSQLNKSSLSIETIMQDPAKWIGTSPTGISWSEDGSTIYFQWNPEQDTLESLYAYDLSTEEIAKVSLDEKKTLPGRRGDYNSDKSKKVYTRNGNLFLLDVKTGKEKQLTAWLERASSPEFVLRDSKIAFTKENNLFTIDPETGLITQLTNFVSGNEKKEQPSSEQAKWLEQQQKDLFVVLQEREAKSKARENREEAEKEAEPLKIYTGSKFLNGISLSPTGDYIIYSLYERAANAKATSVTHHVTESGYTEERNARAKVGSPQASVEMGIFDIKNNKLVTIDKTQIPGLKDLPDYLSDYPERMPKEGEEVKDREVNLLGPIWNETEDIAVVVALSQDNKDRWILLLDPETGDLELLDRQRDEAWIGGPGIGGWGMSTGSMGWMPDGESVWFHSEETGYSHLYAVNIKTKKKTALTEGEFEVSEASISNDKKSFYFIANKVHPGVTHYYKMPVWGGKLTQITSLEGGNEVTLSPDEKYLAVRHSEANKPWELYLQETKAGADAEQLTHSTTDAFNKYNWRIPEFITFNAADGAEVHARLYRPESPEANGPAVIFVHGAGYLQNAHKWWSSYFREYQFHNILVDNGYTVLDIDYRGSAGYGRDWRTGIYRWMGGLDLSDQVDGAKMLTEKYNVAPDRIGIYGGSYGGFITLMALFNEPETFAAGAALRSVTDWAHYNHGYTANILNTPLQDSIAYAKSSPINFAEGLQGNLLMCHGMVDDNVQFQDIVRLTQRFIELGKENWELAVFPVEAHGFVEPSSWTDEYRRIFKLFEENLK, encoded by the coding sequence ATGAGACATTTTATTCTGTCATTTTTTATTCTGTTTACTTTTTCCGCATATAGTCAGGTTAGCCAACTCAATAAAAGTTCGCTTTCCATCGAGACTATAATGCAAGATCCGGCCAAGTGGATCGGCACTTCGCCAACTGGTATTTCCTGGAGCGAAGACGGATCAACGATTTATTTTCAGTGGAATCCGGAGCAAGATACGCTCGAATCGTTGTATGCTTACGATCTGTCGACTGAAGAAATTGCAAAGGTGAGCCTCGACGAGAAAAAGACACTGCCCGGCCGTCGCGGCGATTACAACAGCGACAAATCAAAAAAAGTATACACCCGAAATGGCAACTTATTTTTGCTCGATGTTAAAACCGGGAAAGAGAAACAGCTAACAGCCTGGCTGGAGCGCGCTTCGTCGCCTGAGTTTGTTTTACGCGATTCGAAAATAGCATTCACAAAAGAGAATAACCTGTTCACCATCGATCCGGAAACAGGATTGATTACGCAGTTGACCAACTTTGTTTCGGGGAACGAGAAAAAGGAACAACCTTCGTCGGAACAAGCCAAATGGCTGGAACAACAGCAAAAGGATTTGTTTGTGGTTTTGCAGGAGCGGGAAGCCAAAAGTAAAGCACGTGAAAACCGCGAGGAGGCAGAGAAAGAAGCCGAACCATTAAAAATATATACGGGTAGCAAGTTTCTGAATGGCATTTCGCTGAGCCCAACCGGCGACTATATCATTTATAGTTTGTACGAGAGGGCAGCAAATGCAAAAGCTACTTCGGTAACGCATCATGTTACAGAGTCGGGCTACACCGAAGAACGAAATGCCCGTGCAAAAGTGGGAAGTCCGCAAGCATCGGTTGAAATGGGCATTTTTGATATAAAGAACAATAAGCTGGTTACGATCGATAAAACACAAATTCCCGGCCTGAAAGATTTGCCCGATTATCTGAGCGATTACCCGGAACGTATGCCAAAAGAAGGTGAGGAGGTAAAAGACCGTGAAGTGAATTTGTTGGGTCCAATTTGGAACGAAACAGAAGATATAGCAGTGGTTGTGGCTTTATCACAAGACAATAAAGACCGCTGGATTTTGTTGCTCGACCCAGAAACAGGCGATTTGGAATTACTCGATCGTCAGCGCGACGAAGCATGGATCGGAGGTCCCGGAATTGGCGGCTGGGGAATGTCAACCGGAAGCATGGGCTGGATGCCCGATGGAGAATCGGTTTGGTTTCATTCCGAAGAGACAGGGTACTCACATTTGTATGCTGTTAATATCAAAACTAAAAAGAAAACTGCACTTACCGAAGGCGAGTTTGAAGTTTCAGAGGCATCCATTTCGAACGATAAAAAGAGTTTCTACTTCATTGCCAATAAAGTGCATCCCGGTGTGACGCACTATTACAAAATGCCGGTTTGGGGTGGTAAGCTAACGCAAATTACATCGCTGGAGGGCGGAAACGAAGTAACGCTTTCTCCCGATGAGAAATACCTGGCTGTTCGCCATTCAGAGGCCAATAAACCCTGGGAACTTTATCTGCAGGAGACTAAAGCCGGTGCAGATGCCGAACAGTTGACGCACTCAACCACAGACGCATTTAATAAATACAATTGGCGAATTCCGGAGTTCATTACATTTAATGCTGCCGATGGCGCTGAAGTGCATGCCCGTTTATATCGTCCTGAGTCGCCGGAAGCAAACGGACCGGCAGTAATTTTTGTACACGGCGCCGGTTACCTGCAAAATGCACACAAATGGTGGAGCAGCTATTTCCGCGAATACCAGTTCCACAATATATTAGTCGACAACGGTTACACGGTATTGGATATCGATTATCGTGGAAGTGCCGGTTATGGTCGCGACTGGCGCACCGGAATTTACCGCTGGATGGGTGGCCTCGATCTATCGGACCAGGTTGACGGTGCCAAAATGTTGACCGAAAAATATAATGTTGCGCCCGACAGAATAGGAATTTACGGTGGCTCGTACGGTGGTTTTATCACGCTGATGGCTTTGTTTAACGAGCCGGAAACTTTTGCAGCCGGAGCAGCTTTGCGTTCGGTTACCGACTGGGCACATTACAACCACGGTTACACGGCCAATATTCTGAATACGCCGCTGCAGGACAGTATTGCGTATGCAAAAAGTTCACCCATAAACTTTGCCGAGGGACTGCAAGGCAACCTGCTGATGTGTCACGGAATGGTAGATGACAATGTGCAGTTTCAGGACATTGTACGACTTACGCAACGTTTCATTGAACTTGGCAAAGAAAACTGGGAACTTGCCGTTTTCCCGGTTGAAGCGCACGGATTTGTTGAACCCAGCAGCTGGACCGATGAATACCGACGTATCTTTAAACTGTTTGAGGAAAATTTAAAATAG